TTCGCCATATGTTCCAATAAAAACCCTGTCGAGGTTTATCCGGCAAGTTGACAAAGATCAGTTGTCCCCGCCCCGGATCGATACTCGATACAATCGGGAAAATGGCGCGCCCGGCAGGACTCGAACCTGCTGCCTCAAGATTAGAAGTCTCGCGCTCTATCCAGATGAGCTACGGGCGCGCGCGGGGCGAGCCATAGCGTGCTTTTCCGGCCGCGCAAATCGGGTTAGGCAGCCTTATGGCCGACACTCCGCAGCGCATCGACACCGGCGGCGAGACCCCGCCCGCGTTCCGCTATTACGATCTGATCATGGCGGCGTTCGTCGCCATCCTGCTGCTTTCCAACATCATCGGTGCATCCAAACCATCGTACATCACACTGCCCGGCGGCACCGAATGGTCGTTCGGCGCCGGCGTGCTGTTCTTCCCGATCAGCTACATCATCGGTGACGTTCTGACGGAAGTTTACGGCTACGCCCGCGCCCGCCGGGTGATCTGGACCGGCTTTGCGGCACTGGCGTTTATGGCGCTGATGGCCTGGGTCGTGGTCGCCCTGCCGCCCGCAGCCGGATGGCCGGGGCAAGAGGCTTACGAATTCGTGTTCGGCAATTCGTGGCGCATCGTCCTCGCGTCAATGGTGGCATTCTGGGCGGGGGAATTCGCCAACAGTTTCGTGCTCGCGAAGATGAAAGTCTGGACCGGTGGCAAGGCGCTGTGGACGCGGACGATCGGATCGACAGTGGTGGGACAGGGGCTGGACAGTCTGATCTTCTACCCGCTCGCCTTCTGGGGCCTGGCCGGTTGGCCGGTCGAACTGTTGTGGCAGGTCGTGCTGTCGCAATGGCTGATCAAGACGGCGTGGGAAGCGTTGCTGACCCCGGTGACTTATCTCGCGGTCGGCGCGCTCAAGCGGCGCGAAGGCATTGACATCTACGATACCGGAACGGACTTCTCGCCCTTCGCTTCCGCCCAGCGGCCCCGATAGAGCGGGTGAAAGAAAGAAGGGCCGGACGCATGGCCCGGCCCTTCTCCTCCTCCTCCCGAGCGGATGGTGATCAGAACCGCGCGCCGACGGCGATGCCGTAACGCCGCGGGTCCAGGGTGAAGATATTGGTGAAATTCCCCGACGAAGCATCCGTCACATAAAGGCCGGTTGTGGAATCGCTGTCGAAGATGTTCTGAACGAAACCGCGCACGAACCAGCCCTGATCGGCACCGTTCAACTGGATCTGCGCATTGGCCTGAACGAACGGTTCGATCCGGTTGACGCTGCCGTTGAAGACATTGCCATACTGGGTGCCCGTCATCGCCACATCGAAACGCGGC
The nucleotide sequence above comes from Pelagerythrobacter marensis. Encoded proteins:
- a CDS encoding queuosine precursor transporter; translated protein: MADTPQRIDTGGETPPAFRYYDLIMAAFVAILLLSNIIGASKPSYITLPGGTEWSFGAGVLFFPISYIIGDVLTEVYGYARARRVIWTGFAALAFMALMAWVVVALPPAAGWPGQEAYEFVFGNSWRIVLASMVAFWAGEFANSFVLAKMKVWTGGKALWTRTIGSTVVGQGLDSLIFYPLAFWGLAGWPVELLWQVVLSQWLIKTAWEALLTPVTYLAVGALKRREGIDIYDTGTDFSPFASAQRPR